A genome region from Tolypothrix sp. PCC 7712 includes the following:
- a CDS encoding IS701 family transposase, with the protein MVQPRPAAPTVKFVDEYCQWYKSLFPDVRSFEAFKYLHVGCISDLKRKTLPEIAKIVGLDNQQGLHHFLTTSPWDIEKLRTLRLELILQVLKGRPIILIIDETGDKKKGSKTDYVKRQYIGNLGKTDNGIVAVTVYGVFCGMTFPLLFEVYKPRERLQAGDKYRTKPEIAAILIKKLQSMGFKFNLVLADSLYGESGKNFISVLDELNLNYIVAIRSNHYVEILPRQHIQYLKWQKFQRVFSDLSRENRFIREIIPGKRGELRYWQITTDPENLPDNTTWYVMSKYPDITPREVGNFYGLRTWVEYGLKQSKNELGWSDFRLTHYPDIERWWEIICSAYLMVSLHSEQLFQSPSQRESKFVSHPWWDNGNGWKNILNNLRLIIQPFTLFNLIYPWLTVFPIPQLALGFFKLQSIIYSLTSSIFISLIHPDFYFSSA; encoded by the coding sequence ATGGTACAGCCCCGTCCAGCCGCACCAACAGTCAAATTTGTGGACGAATATTGCCAGTGGTATAAAAGTCTGTTTCCAGATGTTAGGAGTTTCGAGGCTTTTAAATATCTCCATGTAGGCTGCATTTCTGATCTAAAACGTAAAACATTGCCAGAAATAGCAAAAATCGTAGGATTAGATAACCAGCAAGGGTTGCATCATTTTCTAACTACATCACCTTGGGATATAGAAAAGTTAAGAACCTTAAGGTTAGAGTTAATTTTACAAGTGCTAAAAGGTAGACCAATCATTTTAATTATTGATGAGACAGGGGATAAAAAGAAAGGGAGCAAGACAGATTATGTGAAACGGCAGTATATAGGAAATTTGGGAAAAACAGATAATGGAATTGTGGCAGTGACAGTATATGGTGTTTTCTGTGGGATGACATTTCCATTACTGTTTGAAGTGTATAAACCCAGGGAAAGATTACAGGCAGGAGATAAGTACCGCACTAAACCAGAAATAGCAGCAATACTGATAAAAAAGCTACAATCAATGGGTTTTAAATTCAACTTAGTACTTGCAGATAGCTTATATGGAGAGAGTGGTAAGAATTTCATATCTGTATTAGATGAACTAAACTTGAACTATATAGTAGCGATTCGGTCAAATCATTATGTAGAAATACTTCCACGACAACATATTCAATATTTAAAGTGGCAGAAGTTTCAAAGGGTATTCTCTGACTTGAGTCGGGAAAATCGATTTATTAGAGAAATTATTCCGGGAAAACGTGGAGAACTTAGATATTGGCAAATTACTACAGATCCAGAAAATTTGCCTGATAACACTACTTGGTATGTGATGAGTAAATATCCAGACATTACGCCAAGAGAAGTTGGAAATTTTTACGGTTTAAGAACTTGGGTCGAGTACGGGTTAAAACAAAGTAAGAATGAATTAGGTTGGTCAGATTTTCGCCTGACTCACTACCCAGATATTGAGCGATGGTGGGAAATTATTTGCAGTGCTTATTTAATGGTTAGTCTGCATTCGGAGCAACTGTTTCAGTCTCCATCACAACGAGAGTCAAAATTTGTTTCACATCCTTGGTGGGATAATGGAAATGGCTGGAAGAACATTCTTAACAATCTTCGTTTGATTATTCAACCTTTTACTTTATTTAATCTGATATATCCCTGGTTAACGGTTTTTCCTATTCCTCAATTAGCTTTGGGTTTTTTTAAACTTCAATCTATTATTTATAGCCTCACCAGTTCAATTTTTATATCCCTGATTCACCCTGATTTCTACTTTTCCTCTGCCTAG
- the psb34 gene encoding photosystem II assembly protein Psb34 yields the protein MYTTINEDGILNNYANEPQIYYADYPSNEEQRSYSFQAGVATLLVTALVLVACGVS from the coding sequence ATGTATACCACCATTAACGAAGACGGCATTCTCAACAACTATGCAAATGAACCCCAAATCTACTATGCAGACTATCCCTCAAATGAGGAGCAACGTAGTTATAGTTTCCAGGCTGGAGTAGCTACTTTATTAGTCACCGCATTAGTTTTGGTTGCTTGCGGCGTTAGCTAA
- a CDS encoding U32 family peptidase, whose protein sequence is MKSDRSLTPQLTVSTLQCPELLAPAGSWDCAKAAVENGADAIYFGLDRFNARMRAQNFTEADLPELMAFLHLRGVKGYVTVNTLIFPQELPEVEQYLRSIIAAGVDAVIVQDVGICRLIRHLSPDFPIHASTQMTITSAAGVEFAQSLGCQLVVLARECSLKEINKIRQQIRQKETSLPLEVFVHGALCVAYSGQCLTSEALGGRSANRGECAQACRMPYELIADGEVINLGERKYLLSPQDLAGLEVLPDLVKSGVTSLKIEGRLKTPEYVANVTHVYRQALDRVMEELTANTPKARKPSHSAEEQYNLEMAFSRGIYTGWFNGINNQGLVHARFGKKRGVYLGEVTRIRNEQVTITLEAPVKAGDGIVFDSGHPEAKEEGGRVYAVVQKGKEAVLTFGRSDLNFRRVHIGDRVWKTSDPELDKQLRQSFAGDNPQFQRPIDLEVYGEVDQPLTAIARDGQGHVVQVNSTIPLVEAHTKPLTTERLQEQLGRLGNTPFCLGNLTNHLNGALILPVSELNRMRREMVAQLEELRRQPKRWELNDHASLKDLLPSSPLSSSSSSSPASPSLIVLVRNLKQLQAALQAGIQTLYCEFEDPRFYREAVQMVKKGEISNAQCPMPNAPCPTIWVAPPRITKPGENWILQQVRDSQADGYLLRNYDHLQFFAQDRCVGDFSLNVANALTADYFHQRYGLERLTASYDLNISQLEDLLHSCPPQWFEVTIHQHMPMFHMEHCVFCAFLSQGTDYTNCGRPCEQHEVKLRDRVGSEHVLKADVGCRNTVFNGTAQTGAEYVQRLINLGLRQFRIEFVNETPAQVSKTIHCYSQLLRGEITGSQLWRELKLQNQLGVTRGPMGVSALK, encoded by the coding sequence ATGAAAAGCGATCGCTCCTTGACTCCTCAACTCACTGTATCCACTCTGCAATGTCCAGAACTACTCGCACCAGCAGGTAGCTGGGATTGTGCGAAAGCTGCTGTCGAAAATGGGGCTGATGCAATTTATTTCGGTTTGGATAGGTTCAACGCGCGGATGCGGGCGCAAAATTTTACTGAGGCGGATTTACCAGAGTTGATGGCTTTTCTGCACCTGCGGGGTGTGAAGGGTTATGTAACTGTTAATACGCTAATTTTTCCGCAAGAGCTACCAGAGGTAGAGCAATATCTGCGCTCGATTATTGCTGCGGGTGTGGATGCGGTGATTGTGCAAGATGTGGGTATATGTCGTCTGATCCGTCACCTATCGCCTGACTTTCCTATCCATGCTTCTACGCAGATGACAATTACCAGTGCGGCTGGGGTGGAATTTGCTCAGTCACTCGGTTGTCAGTTGGTCGTGTTAGCCCGTGAATGTTCCCTCAAGGAAATTAACAAAATTCGCCAGCAGATACGCCAAAAAGAAACTTCTTTGCCTTTAGAAGTCTTTGTTCACGGTGCTTTGTGCGTCGCTTATTCCGGTCAGTGCTTGACTAGTGAAGCATTAGGTGGACGTTCTGCCAATCGCGGCGAATGTGCCCAAGCTTGCCGAATGCCCTACGAATTAATAGCAGATGGCGAAGTTATAAATTTAGGAGAACGCAAATATCTCCTCAGCCCTCAAGACCTTGCTGGGTTGGAAGTGCTGCCAGATTTGGTGAAGTCGGGAGTCACAAGCCTCAAAATTGAAGGGCGGCTGAAAACTCCAGAATATGTGGCAAATGTTACTCATGTTTATCGGCAAGCCTTGGATCGGGTGATGGAGGAATTAACAGCGAATACTCCAAAGGCGAGAAAACCCTCCCATTCTGCTGAAGAACAATACAACTTGGAAATGGCATTTTCTCGTGGTATCTACACAGGCTGGTTTAATGGAATTAACAACCAAGGATTAGTTCATGCGCGGTTTGGCAAAAAACGTGGGGTGTACCTGGGAGAAGTTACCCGCATTCGCAATGAACAGGTGACAATCACCCTAGAAGCACCAGTGAAAGCAGGTGATGGAATTGTTTTCGATTCTGGTCATCCCGAAGCCAAGGAAGAAGGCGGGCGAGTTTATGCGGTGGTACAAAAAGGTAAAGAAGCCGTGCTAACCTTTGGCAGAAGTGACCTCAACTTCCGCCGAGTGCATATAGGCGATCGCGTTTGGAAAACTAGCGATCCAGAATTAGATAAGCAATTACGTCAAAGCTTTGCGGGAGACAACCCCCAATTTCAGCGCCCCATTGACTTAGAAGTTTACGGCGAAGTCGATCAACCACTAACTGCGATCGCCCGCGATGGACAAGGTCATGTTGTGCAAGTGAATTCGACAATACCACTAGTAGAAGCGCACACCAAACCCCTAACCACAGAACGTTTACAAGAACAGTTAGGTCGCCTAGGTAATACACCCTTCTGTTTAGGAAACCTAACCAATCACCTCAATGGCGCATTAATTTTACCCGTAAGTGAATTAAACCGGATGCGGCGAGAAATGGTGGCGCAGTTAGAAGAATTACGCCGTCAACCCAAACGCTGGGAACTCAACGATCATGCTTCTCTAAAAGACCTACTCCCCTCATCCCCCTTATCTTCCTCATCTTCCTCATCCCCCGCATCTCCATCACTCATCGTTTTAGTAAGGAACCTCAAACAACTCCAAGCCGCACTCCAAGCCGGAATCCAAACACTGTACTGTGAATTTGAAGACCCCCGCTTTTATCGCGAAGCCGTGCAGATGGTAAAAAAAGGGGAAATAAGCAATGCCCAATGCCCCATGCCCAATGCCCCATGCCCCACTATCTGGGTTGCACCTCCCCGAATTACCAAACCTGGGGAAAATTGGATTTTGCAACAAGTACGGGACTCCCAAGCAGATGGCTATCTGCTGCGGAATTACGATCATCTGCAATTTTTCGCCCAAGACCGTTGTGTTGGAGATTTCTCGCTGAATGTTGCGAACGCCTTAACCGCAGATTATTTTCACCAGCGCTATGGTTTGGAACGCTTAACCGCATCCTATGACCTGAATATTAGCCAACTCGAAGACTTACTTCATAGTTGTCCACCCCAATGGTTTGAGGTAACAATTCATCAACATATGCCAATGTTCCACATGGAGCATTGCGTATTTTGCGCTTTTCTTTCCCAGGGAACAGATTACACTAACTGTGGCAGACCTTGCGAACAGCATGAAGTGAAATTGCGCGATCGCGTTGGTAGCGAACATGTCCTCAAAGCTGATGTCGGCTGTCGCAATACTGTATTTAACGGCACTGCTCAAACGGGAGCTGAGTACGTACAGCGCTTGATAAATTTGGGATTACGTCAATTCCGCATTGAGTTTGTCAATGAAACCCCAGCGCAGGTGAGTAAAACTATACATTGCTACAGTCAACTTCTGCGTGGCGAAATTACAGGTTCCCAACTCTGGCGCGAATTGAAACTGCAAAATCAGCTAGGCGTAACTCGCGGGCCGATGGGAGTTTCTGCATTAAAGTAG
- a CDS encoding DUF760 domain-containing protein: protein MSNLSRRQPDYFESEANTQNNLWQYVQSLSPETVAQLSQPSSPAVLQLIQRAIVEMLGNLPHDRYQSFITTSRDELGRLLGAAMVDGYFLRNIEQRFDMEKSLQLPALPSQDTQH, encoded by the coding sequence ATGAGTAATCTTTCCCGCCGCCAACCAGATTATTTTGAATCTGAAGCAAATACTCAAAATAATTTATGGCAATACGTGCAATCTTTGTCCCCTGAAACAGTTGCTCAACTGTCTCAACCTTCTTCCCCAGCAGTATTACAGTTAATTCAACGTGCAATTGTGGAAATGTTAGGTAATTTACCTCATGATAGATATCAGTCATTCATTACCACTAGCCGCGATGAATTAGGAAGACTCTTAGGCGCTGCTATGGTAGATGGCTATTTTCTTCGCAATATTGAACAGCGATTTGATATGGAAAAATCGCTACAATTACCTGCATTGCCATCTCAAGATACACAACATTAG
- a CDS encoding LamG-like jellyroll fold domain-containing protein: MLNSQNIEPNSLVQGTYTSLNNPGLSTSQNLVFIDAALANNSSLTQSFGNAQLFTLDPNRDGVAQIADVLAHYQNVASVHIVSHGNVGDVLIGNTNLNSQNLSLYSDALKSWSNAFTADTDVLFYGCNVGAGAEGETFIQQLSQLTSADIAASNNLTGSSKFGGDWNLEVATGSLESLDILNQAAIANYDGANLAIDDGLVGRWQFDETSGLTATDTIQNNNGTLVNNPNPQWSTGQVNGALRFDGVDDYVSVPSSPSLNLNGGIFTQSVWIYSQITDNAYHGVIGYQPGGSISQRYPGIWVYEQTKIHAGFGDGSNWNSFTTGDVLKPNAWNNVVTSFDGTTYKAYVNGQEVYTTTQFAGRKPAATQQLNIGRVDNYFQGQIDDVRIYNRALSAAEISTLAQQTTSTPPTPTPGVISLQNNAIAVNEVDGTATVTVLRQQGSDGTVTVNYHTVNGTATAGTDYTSKSGTLTFATGETSKSVTIPILDDTLAEANETFNFVIDNITGGATLSAPQTTEITIIDNENNPGLVGYWKLDETTIGTTVIDSSGSNNNGSHVNIASPSGPSTNVPSLNFTDTGSLSFDGVNDYVNIASNPSLNLSAGQFTESVWIYSQITDNAYHGVIGYQPGGSTSDRYPGIWVYEQTKIHAGFGDGSNWNSLTTGDVLKPNAWNHIVTSFDGTTYKAYVNGQEVYTTTQFAGRKPAATQQLNIGRVDNYFQGQIDDVRIYNRALSAAEISALAQQTTATPPTSGPGVIGLESSTIAVNESNGTATVTVLRQQGSEGTVTVDYQTVDGSATPGADYIRQTGTLVFAPGETRKSIVIPILEDSLVEPNEIFGLAIDNITGGASLLAPRTAQITILDNENLSGLIGYWKLDETSIGVTVVDSSGFNNNGNHVNIASPSGPTTKVPLLNFTDTHSLNFDGINDYVNVSSSPTLNLSNGTFTESVWIYSNITNNGFYGVLGYQAPGTGDNQRYPGIWVYNQTQIHAGFGDGNNWNSFITGNVLRLNAWNHVVTTFDGTTYKAYVNGQEVYSTNDFAGRKPYATQQLNIGRVDNYFQGQIDDVRIYNTALGAAEIQQLYQAQPLPDSRQLLTETVISGLAVPTAIDWTPTGQLPDGQLMFVAEKSGVVKVFKNGALLATPFIDISRQVNNTSDRGLLDIAVHPDFIHNPYVYLLFTYDPPEVYQNGGLAGPDQQGNRAGRLIRVTADASTNYTTAIPGSEEILLGKNSVWNNFNGFVDSTINFNQAPAGILANGENIQDFLAADSTSHSIGTVRFGPDGALYISNGDGTSYNQVDWRTYRVQDINNLSGKILRIDPITGEGLADNPFYDGNPNSNRSKVYQYGLRNAFRFTISPESGQIYIGDVGWTQWEEINAGGPGANYGWPYYEGGSGINLQTSGYKDLPQSQAFYASGQTTTPSIYALNHGTAGINAIVMGDVYSGTAFPEQYWGDLFFNDLGQGIVRNISFDSLGNVTSVETFATNAQIVVQINTGPDGNLYFVDLDNGSVGRWRFA, translated from the coding sequence ATGTTAAATTCTCAAAATATAGAGCCAAATTCTTTGGTTCAGGGAACATATACTTCTTTAAATAATCCTGGGTTATCTACTAGCCAAAATTTAGTTTTCATTGACGCTGCGCTGGCTAACAATTCCAGCCTGACTCAAAGCTTTGGTAATGCACAGTTATTTACACTCGACCCTAACCGAGATGGTGTAGCACAAATTGCAGATGTACTCGCGCATTATCAAAACGTTGCCAGTGTACATATCGTCTCCCACGGAAATGTAGGAGATGTATTAATTGGCAATACAAATTTGAATTCCCAAAACCTCAGCTTATACAGCGATGCGCTCAAAAGTTGGAGTAATGCTTTTACTGCCGATACTGATGTATTATTCTACGGCTGTAATGTGGGCGCAGGTGCAGAGGGAGAGACTTTTATCCAACAGTTGAGTCAATTAACTAGCGCGGATATTGCTGCTTCTAATAACCTCACAGGTAGTTCCAAATTCGGAGGAGATTGGAATTTAGAAGTAGCAACTGGTAGTCTGGAAAGTCTTGATATATTAAACCAAGCTGCGATCGCTAATTATGATGGTGCTAACCTCGCTATTGATGATGGTTTAGTTGGACGTTGGCAATTTGATGAAACTAGCGGTTTAACTGCCACTGATACTATTCAAAATAATAATGGCACTCTGGTAAATAATCCTAATCCCCAGTGGTCTACTGGCCAGGTTAACGGTGCTTTACGATTTGATGGTGTGGATGACTACGTCAGTGTACCAAGTAGTCCTAGCCTCAATTTGAATGGTGGGATATTTACCCAATCTGTATGGATATATTCGCAAATTACAGACAATGCCTATCATGGCGTAATTGGTTATCAACCAGGCGGATCGATTTCTCAACGCTATCCCGGTATTTGGGTGTACGAGCAAACAAAAATCCATGCGGGTTTTGGCGATGGAAGTAACTGGAACTCGTTTACCACAGGGGATGTACTCAAACCCAATGCTTGGAATAATGTAGTCACATCCTTTGATGGCACCACCTATAAAGCCTATGTCAATGGGCAAGAAGTTTATACTACTACTCAGTTTGCTGGACGCAAACCAGCCGCAACTCAACAACTAAATATTGGGCGCGTTGATAATTACTTCCAAGGACAGATTGACGATGTGCGAATTTATAATCGCGCCCTCAGCGCCGCAGAGATTAGCACCCTTGCACAGCAAACTACATCCACACCCCCAACTCCTACCCCTGGTGTCATTAGTCTGCAAAATAATGCGATCGCAGTCAATGAAGTTGATGGCACTGCTACTGTCACAGTCTTAAGGCAACAGGGAAGTGATGGCACTGTCACCGTTAACTACCATACAGTTAATGGCACTGCTACTGCTGGTACAGACTATACCAGTAAATCAGGCACACTGACATTTGCTACTGGTGAAACTAGCAAGTCTGTCACAATTCCAATTCTGGATGACACACTGGCAGAAGCCAATGAAACTTTTAACTTTGTCATTGACAATATTACTGGTGGGGCAACGTTATCAGCACCGCAAACCACGGAAATCACAATTATAGATAACGAGAATAATCCAGGTTTGGTGGGCTATTGGAAGTTAGATGAAACTACTATTGGTACCACCGTCATTGATTCCTCTGGTTCTAACAATAACGGTAGCCATGTCAATATCGCCTCACCTAGTGGCCCATCTACCAATGTTCCTAGCCTCAACTTTACGGATACTGGCAGTTTAAGCTTTGATGGCGTAAATGACTATGTAAATATAGCCAGCAATCCTAGCCTAAATTTAAGTGCTGGGCAATTCACCGAATCTGTATGGATCTATTCGCAAATTACAGACAATGCCTATCATGGTGTAATTGGTTATCAGCCAGGCGGATCGACTTCTGACCGCTATCCCGGTATTTGGGTGTACGAGCAAACAAAAATCCATGCGGGTTTTGGCGATGGAAGTAACTGGAACTCATTGACCACAGGAGATGTACTCAAACCCAATGCTTGGAATCATATAGTCACATCCTTTGATGGCACCACCTATAAAGCCTATGTCAATGGGCAAGAAGTTTATACTACTACTCAGTTTGCTGGACGCAAACCAGCCGCAACTCAACAACTAAATATTGGGCGCGTTGATAATTACTTCCAAGGACAGATTGACGATGTGCGAATTTATAATCGCGCCCTCAGCGCCGCAGAAATTAGCGCCCTCGCACAGCAAACTACAGCCACACCTCCTACCTCCGGCCCTGGTGTCATTGGATTGGAAAGTAGTACGATCGCCGTCAATGAAAGTAATGGCACTGCTACTGTCACAGTATTAAGACAACAAGGAAGTGAAGGTACTGTCACCGTTGACTATCAAACAGTTGATGGTTCCGCTACTCCCGGCGCAGACTACATCAGACAAACAGGGACACTAGTATTTGCTCCCGGTGAAACCCGCAAATCTATTGTCATTCCCATCTTGGAAGATAGTCTGGTAGAACCAAATGAAATTTTTGGTTTGGCCATTGATAACATCACTGGTGGCGCGAGTTTATTAGCACCTCGTACTGCTCAGATTACAATCTTAGATAATGAAAACCTATCGGGACTGATAGGTTATTGGAAATTGGATGAGACTAGTATTGGTGTCACTGTTGTTGATTCATCCGGTTTTAATAATAATGGTAACCACGTCAATATTGCCTCTCCTAGTGGCCCGACGACAAAAGTACCCCTGTTGAATTTTACTGATACCCACAGTCTGAACTTTGATGGAATTAATGACTACGTAAATGTATCTAGTAGCCCCACTCTGAATTTGAGTAATGGCACATTTACAGAATCAGTATGGATTTATTCCAACATTACAAATAATGGCTTTTATGGTGTTCTTGGGTATCAAGCACCTGGTACTGGGGACAACCAGCGTTATCCAGGGATTTGGGTTTATAACCAAACACAAATTCATGCTGGGTTTGGAGATGGTAATAACTGGAACTCTTTTATAACAGGCAATGTGTTGAGACTCAATGCCTGGAACCATGTAGTAACCACATTTGACGGTACCACATACAAGGCTTATGTAAATGGTCAGGAAGTCTACTCTACAAATGATTTTGCCGGACGTAAACCCTATGCAACACAACAACTCAATATAGGCAGAGTTGACAACTACTTCCAAGGGCAAATTGACGATGTGCGAATTTATAATACAGCGCTAGGAGCAGCAGAAATCCAGCAACTATACCAAGCACAGCCGCTACCAGATTCACGCCAACTGTTGACAGAAACAGTTATATCTGGTTTGGCAGTACCGACTGCAATAGACTGGACACCTACTGGACAATTGCCTGATGGACAGCTAATGTTTGTTGCAGAAAAGAGTGGAGTTGTCAAGGTCTTCAAAAATGGTGCTTTACTAGCAACTCCCTTTATCGATATTTCTCGTCAGGTTAATAACACAAGCGATCGCGGCTTATTAGATATTGCTGTTCATCCCGATTTTATTCACAATCCCTATGTTTACTTGCTCTTTACCTACGACCCCCCAGAAGTATACCAAAACGGGGGTTTAGCAGGGCCAGACCAGCAAGGTAATCGCGCCGGTCGCCTCATTCGAGTCACAGCTGATGCTAGTACCAACTACACTACCGCCATACCCGGTAGTGAAGAGATTTTACTTGGTAAAAATAGTGTATGGAACAACTTTAATGGATTTGTTGATAGCACTATTAACTTTAATCAAGCTCCAGCAGGTATATTGGCGAATGGAGAAAATATTCAGGATTTCCTAGCGGCTGATAGCACCAGCCACTCCATTGGGACTGTGAGATTTGGCCCAGATGGCGCACTCTATATCAGCAATGGTGATGGTACTTCCTACAACCAAGTTGACTGGCGGACATATCGTGTCCAAGATATTAATAACCTATCTGGTAAAATTCTGCGGATTGACCCGATTACTGGTGAAGGTTTAGCAGACAATCCCTTCTATGATGGCAATCCTAACAGTAACCGTTCTAAGGTCTACCAGTATGGATTACGGAACGCCTTCCGGTTTACCATCTCTCCTGAATCTGGACAGATTTATATCGGTGATGTTGGTTGGACGCAGTGGGAAGAAATCAATGCAGGTGGCCCGGGAGCAAACTATGGTTGGCCCTACTATGAAGGTGGTAGTGGTATTAACCTCCAGACTAGTGGCTACAAAGATTTACCCCAATCCCAAGCCTTTTATGCGAGTGGACAAACTACAACACCATCCATTTATGCCCTTAATCATGGCACTGCTGGCATTAATGCGATCGTCATGGGTGATGTTTACAGTGGCACTGCATTTCCCGAACAATATTGGGGAGACTTGTTCTTCAATGATTTGGGTCAAGGTATTGTCCGCAATATCAGCTTCGATTCCCTTGGCAATGTCACATCAGTAGAAACCTTTGCTACGAATGCTCAAATCGTGGTGCAAATTAACACAGGCCCAGACGGTAACTTATACTTTGTTGATTTAGATAATGGCTCAGTTGGTCGCTGGCGCTTTGCGTAA